The proteins below come from a single Caulobacter flavus genomic window:
- a CDS encoding protein activator of alkane oxidation PraB: MLKHGLALTVLALAGVAAVPDRADAQVVVTGTLHMRQTTDVACSVTLYAIVAPSGATAVVTGGSFSAGNWQCGWLVTPSGFPWNATITGPGTINVSGVSATTILGSCSGSFTSNGLTSSSLVIPSTAPATLPGTPNACTFWGTLNF, translated from the coding sequence ATGCTGAAACATGGCCTGGCGTTAACCGTACTGGCCCTTGCCGGCGTCGCCGCCGTCCCCGACCGCGCCGACGCCCAGGTGGTGGTCACCGGCACGCTGCACATGCGCCAGACGACCGACGTCGCCTGCAGCGTCACGCTCTACGCGATCGTCGCGCCCAGCGGGGCCACGGCGGTGGTCACCGGCGGCTCGTTCTCCGCCGGTAACTGGCAGTGCGGATGGCTGGTGACGCCATCCGGCTTTCCTTGGAACGCCACCATCACGGGTCCGGGGACCATCAACGTCTCCGGCGTGTCAGCGACCACGATCCTCGGATCCTGCTCGGGCAGCTTCACCTCGAACGGCCTGACCTCGTCCTCGCTGGTGATCCCGTCGACCGCTCCGGCCACGCTGCCCGGCACGCCCAACGCCTGCACCTTCTGGGGCACGCTGAACTTCTGA
- a CDS encoding protein activator of alkane oxidation PraB, with the protein MLKSTSVLAAAILAAAGLAAAGSASAATITPAGTGFTLSGDLTMSQSTTVECAVTLTGTTASDGSSASITGGSFAAGDWQCGWLVTPSSFPWSVTLNGGSSITISGIGANSILGNCAGSITTNWSGGVTFSGATIPGSPGTCSITGTLTSSPSLTVS; encoded by the coding sequence ATGTTGAAGAGCACTTCCGTTCTCGCCGCCGCCATCCTGGCCGCCGCCGGTCTCGCCGCCGCTGGCTCCGCCTCGGCCGCCACGATCACCCCGGCCGGCACGGGCTTCACCCTCAGCGGCGACCTGACCATGAGCCAGTCGACCACCGTCGAATGCGCCGTGACCCTGACCGGCACGACCGCTTCGGACGGCTCCAGCGCCTCGATCACCGGCGGTTCGTTCGCCGCTGGCGACTGGCAGTGCGGCTGGCTGGTCACCCCCAGCAGCTTCCCCTGGAGCGTCACGCTCAACGGCGGTTCGTCGATCACCATCAGCGGCATCGGCGCCAACTCGATCCTGGGCAACTGCGCGGGCTCGATCACCACCAACTGGAGCGGCGGCGTGACCTTCTCGGGCGCCACCATCCCGGGCTCGCCGGGCACCTGCTCGATCACCGGCACCCTGACCAGCAGCCCCTCGCTGACGGTCTCGTAA